In the genome of Fusarium poae strain DAOMC 252244 chromosome 1, whole genome shotgun sequence, the window ACCTACCGAATGATGCCAAGTTTCAGGAGATCCAGGCTAGATGGCGCGACGAGCAGCAGATGGGAACTGATCAAGCGCTTTACTTGGCGGTCCAGCGCATCGATGCGAAGAGCAGCCCGGCATATCAAATTGACTCAATCATGAGTAACCTTCGCGGCGCCCCTGCACAAGCTTCATCTCACCAGCGTACCTCGCCTTCGCATCGCGACTTGGCTAATGATACTCTGCCCATTATCTCAGGCCGTGCTGCTGTCGAGCAGGTAATCGCTCTTCTCAAATCTGAAAACGCTAGGAACTGGCAAGATCCCAGCCCAAGCACAAGCGATGTTTGGCGGGCGTACAAGTACCCTGACGGCGCAGCTGGTCTTTGTGGAAGGATCATTGAAAAACTTGTCAAGTCTCTGGCTGGCCTGCCGTTTCCCGCCAACTCCCCTCCTGAGTGGATCTTGCACGACCACGAGAAGGTCCGTGAATGGCAAATGGGCTACAACAAAGAATCGGCAGCTCGACAAAagagggaggaggaggagcgtgCGCGAGCTGAAGCCGAAGCAAACGCCTTGCTATCGGCGATGTCTGGTGCTTCATCCGGTCAAGCTCCAGCTAACCCGCAGGACTGGGCTGCTTATTACgcccagcaacaacaattTGCCCCCTACATGGCTTTGCTGCAGCAGGTGAATGGCGGTCAACAGACAGTCCAGCCTCCAACAACCGCTGCACCCACACAGCAGCCGCAAATCCCGGATAACCAGCTTCAATCTATCTTGGCTGCCATCAATCAGCCATCACAGGGCACAGCACAGCAGGCAGCAGCCACAAATGCAGCCCCTTACTTGAACCCCAGCGATCCATCATTCCAACAGTACATGATGTTAAGCCAGATGGCACAGGGTCAACAGGCCCCTCCCCCCCCTGCCGCCGAGCGCGACTGGGAGCGAGAGAGGGATCATGGCCGAGATCGCGACCAAGACAGAGGATGGGACCGTGATCGTACATACGAACGTGATGACCACCACGGAAGTCGAGGTGACCGTGATGGTAAGGACGGACGGAAAAAGAGAGGCACCCTCCCGCCGCATAAGCCTGCCAATAAGGCACTTATCGGCACTAAGCCTTGCACCTTCTGGCAGCAGGGTAAGTGTGCCAGAGGTGACAAGTGTACATTCCGACATGACTAGAAAGGAGTTTTGGAGAAGACTCGTCACTTATATTGAACCTGATTTGGAGTTCAGAGGTGGGAAGATCATGGTGTATTTTTACTGTCAAAAATCAGTATCGACTGGGTTCAACCAGAGGGTCAGGCAAGACACCGAACCATTTTGTTAAATAGAGTTGCCTATAACGGCATGAATGATTAATTAAAACATTGTAATCACTTTTTGCATCCGTATGTGACATTTTGAACTTTGTAGAGTATTCCGTAATTGTTTTCACGTAGATACCTAAGCTACCTAGCTAGCTGTCGTCATTGATTGATATCGACATCCTTTTTCCACAGCTCTCCCGTAGAGTCAAATTTTACTCGGCGGCAGCCATTTCTGTATCGCCTTCGCCTGGTCGCTTCACCAGTCCACGAAGGCTCAAATCGTAGACAACGTCCTCAACCCTCTTGACGTCATACTTGACAGCATCGGCTCGCTTGCGGAGGATGTCGttcttgaggttgagaagctgGAACCCGGCGAAAAGATCCTTGATGAACGCGCTGATAACGAGAGGAAGCTCAAAATCTCCGTAAGTAACAGCGTTGGCGGCCAGACGGGCGAGCTCATTGGTCAGGTCCGTCAGAGAGAGGAGATACTCTTCAATAGTGAAGTGGAAGGCGTCACGGTCCTTGAGGTTTGTAGGGACTGTAAATTGTCAGTTTAAGTATCAAAATGATCATGTATGATAAAACGGACCCTGGAAGACATCGCCGACCTGCTCGAGGGTCAGGAGACGGCCGAGAGTAGCAGGCTGCGACTCGGAGCCTAGACCGCCAAGCCAAGCAACGTAGACAGCGGTGCCGATGGCATTTTGGATAGTTCTCGCCCACTTTTGGTTGTATCTACAACGGGATGTCAGATTTTTTGATGTTTGTCTTGGCTCAGGTGATGATAGCATACTTGTAGTATGGGTGCTGGCTAGCAACCTCGCTCAGCTCCTTCACGATAGAAACCTCTTCCTTGATGGCATCTTCAACCTGGGAGACCAACGCAGGATCTGCATTTCACAAAAGTCAGCCCAGAGCATCACAGTAGGCACAAGAAAAAAACTGACAGCGGGCACGAGGAGTAGAGTGGACACGAGAGAGAAGGCCTTGAGCAGTGGCGACGGCACGCTCGAGACGCTGGATTATCTGAGTGAGGTTGTCGCGGACGCTGGTTTCTTCATCGAGCTTCTCTTGGAGGTGGGAGAAGAGTGAAGGGTCGAGGAGGGGAGTTTCGGAGGACATGATGGCTGTTGGTGGTGAATGGATGAATGAGGCTCTGCGGATGAGGTTCTCAAGATGGAGATTTAGTGGTTAGAGACACGCTAGGGTCGTCTTTACGGTTATGACGAGTGTGGTTCTTGCCTAGCAAAAATCGACATGTTCACTGAAGATTGGCAACAGTTGCTACATTCTTTGTTTACGACATTCTACATTTTCAAGATCGGCACTGCATTTTTACGAATAAAGCGAAATTCTTCTTCACTACCCAGGCAAGCCTGAGAAAGCAATGAAAAACGGTGAGCTCGAGAGTGTGATTCGCGTCACCTGGAGGCAGTGTAATACCAGGGACACAGTGGGCAGAAGCATGTGCAAGCACAGAGGCGACTGCCCTCTGACCAAAAATAGGAATAATCAATGTTGATGTCCTTAGACATCTTTCAGAGATTAAACTGAAAAGAACAGATACTACACTTGATCTAAGCCAAAAGGCAAAGAGAGCtaaggagaaaagaagaaaagaaaagcgTAGCTTGGCTGAGGAAGCTGGGATTTTATAGAGGATTCAGAGGGCGGTGTGAAGCGACTGATTGTGAAGGCGGCAGAATATGGGCCAATGAGGGTCCGTAAAACGGGGCGGCTGAAGATGCTGCCTGCTGTGGGCCAAAACCTTGTGGGCAAGAGCTTTGGAGCTATAGAGGAGCTTCGCTTCGCCTGAAGGCCTGAGGTTGTCATTGACATTGTAGGCAGCCAAGACTCACAGTTCAGCCAATTTTTGTGCAAGCATGTATCCGTACGACGCATGCAAACGTACGACGCATGCAAACGGCCAGCGACAGCCAAGCAGCCAGGAGGATTGAGTGACCTAGCAGCCTCATTAGATGCCTGAAAATGATGAGCAACCGAGATACAGTTATGCAGGGCAGCCATATACCTAAACAAATCGCAACTTTGACCAGGGATACGACCTTCATTCAAAGACTTTCCTCCTCGATTATGACTGCTCAAATCCCGTGAAATTCAGGTTGCTCTTCTAGAGCTGTACCGCATCTTGATGCAGCTTGCTTGCCCCGAGCTTCCACCCGACAATTCATTCCAAGACACAGCTCAGCCACTAGGAACAAATGCATCCTTGTAGATCTTCAGCCAACTTGCATATTGCAGAGATCTAAATGTGCTCCGAGTTCCTAGACCTGATGTGCTGTTGGTTGTTGTAACGGAATGTGGTCCGATAACTGGAAAGCCATGATGCATTGAGCTGTTCCGAGAGGGTGTCACAAGTGAATCCAGTACGAATATGCAACTCAACCTCAGCCAAAGGCCAAGTTACAGTCCTTACAGGTTTCTTGGCGGAGAAAGTTGAAGACTCCCGATGCGGCCCGTAAAGGACATCTGAACTGAAACACTGTTGGCTCTAAGCATGATCTACAACTGCACATTCCAATATATGGACATGATCATTGGTCCTCTACTGACAGGCAAGCGACTTGACTGCTGGAAACACAAGAGGCAAACCAGTAAGCCACACTATGCTGTATGAAATTGGTTCTTTGGCTGCTTAATTTCCCGTATGCCCAAGTCCAGTGGTCAACGTTTCTGTCGCCCCTACCTTGTCATCACTAGCCAATGCTTCGGCTTTGGCGTAACCATATTCGAGTCCCAAAACATACAGGCAAGCGATGCACCCATTCTATCGCCAAGAGACTATTGAGGACCTAGGAACCAACAGCAGAAACATTGATCAGCTAGTGATCCTCTGCAGCTTGGAAACAACCAGTCGAGGAGAGGTACAACCAAGTCTTTTCAGCAATCGACGTACAGACCACCTGAGCAAATGCAAGGGGAGACAACCACCTCTGCCTCTTGCTTCTTTGAGCGCCTCATGTAAGGAATGAAATGCATATCCTAGCTTTGAGGTTTCTATCACATCTACAGAATGACGAACACAATGCAACAGTATTCCGAAACTCACTTGCTAATTTCGCAACTGAATCTGTTACTTCAGTCTTTGTTCGATCTACACTCTATTCCTTGCCGTGCCTGATGAATGCCGTGCATATGTTTGCTCAATCTAACAGCTTCTCCCGCCCTTCTAGAAAGACTAACTCACCGGGGCCATGGCTAGGGAATGTTCTACTGAACGCCACATGATCGCTATTTCCTCATCTAGTAGATGATACGACATGAAGAAAATCATAGGCAAGATCTGCAAAGCCTTCCCGCCCGGTAGGGCAAGAGTGACGCTCAGGGCCCGCACTATCGGGACTGTTGGGGCGGATGTGTTGGTTGGTGGAAGGAACGTGCCATGAACAATATGAAGTGGCTTAGTATTGTTCTTCAGCGCCCACCTACCAAAATGAGAAGACGGATAGCAGCCACAACACCAACTTGACTGCAGTTGGGACAGGGGTGTAGAAGTGATAGCTTCGTCGACATTAGAAGCAATATTGTCTCTTGAACCCGATATAAAGAGAGTCACTTCCCGGCGATATTTCAGAATACTAGCAAGCTCTCATGCTCATCCTGACGAGCAAACCTACAAACTACCTATTCTCTCTTTTAAACCCCAATTTCTGAGCCATGCTGGCGATCAATCTCCTCAAGACTGGGGGATTTCTCCTCAGCGCGGTGTCTGTTCTGGCAGTCCCAGTTGTGGTTGAGTCATTGAACGAGACCCCCGCTGGATGGGAAGAATCAGACTCTCCCTCTCCCGACCAGTTCATCAACCTCTCTATCGGACTTGAGCCCGAAGATCACAAGTTGCTTGAGCGTACCATCTACGAAGTCTCCGATCCTGACCATCACAAGTATGGCAAGCATCTCTCTCGCGAATCTGCCAAAGCTCTACTCAAGCCTTCTCGTGCGGCTACCAAGTCTGTCAAGCGCTGGCTCTCTGAGGTTGGAGTTCCCGACCACCACGTTCGTGATGAGGGAGAGTGGCTTCACATTCGGACTACTGTCAAGAACGCCGAAGGAATGCTCAACACTCGTTTCTCTGTGTTCGCCCGCGATGACAGAAGCATCGTCAGAACGAGAGAGTACTCTGTCCCTCACGAGATCCGCCGCCACATTACATCAATCCAACCCACAACACTCTTTTCAAGCTTCCAGCATACAAGAAATCTTGAAGAAACCGCACCCACCATGATGAAGCGGGATGCTCAGGTTGAAAATGAGCCTCGATCTACCAAGGATGGCAACTATGGTGGATCAGGTCCGATCGACCTAAAGAAGTGCAAAACTGAGGCAACCCCTGCTTGTATCCGTAAGCTGTACAAGATGCCAAAGAAGTACCCAACTGCTGCGAAGGGCTCTTTATTCACAACTGTCAGTTTCAGAAACGTACGAATATCCCGTTTGTTATGAAAATCTTGTGGCTGACAGAAACAGATGTCCGCCCAACGAGATGAGCTCCAAAGGTTCCTCCAACGCTACGCGCCTGACCTCAAAGGTGTTACGTTTTCTGATGACTCCGCCAATGGTGGGACAAATACGCAAGGTGATGGCAGGAAATTCGAGCACGAAGGAAATCTGAACATCCAATATGCTGTCTCGTTAGCCTCTCGAGTCCCAGTACAACACCTAGCTGTGGGAGGTATTGAACCAGACTACACTCCTGATCTTGAGTAAGTAATCTGTGCCGTCGGGGTATTTGTGTTGCTAATCAGACCTCATAGTTTCCCTCCAGGAGTGGGTATTGAGCCCTGGCTCGAGTTTGCTGAACATATCTTGAACCTGCCTACCAAGAAACTCCCTTCAGTTATTTCTATATCTTGGGGCGAATATGAACAACACCTTCCCAAGCAATATGCCCGTCAGGTCTGCAATAAATTCGGACAGATCGGTACGCGGGGTGTTTCCATCATAGTCCCAGCTGGCAATCAGGGTGTGGGAGTTTCATGTCAATCGAACGATGGAAAGAAGACCAAAAAGTTCCTTCCTACATGGCCCAGCGCTTGTCCATATGTAACCACTGTGGGTGGTACTGGGGACAATAACCCTGAGATTGCATGGAgcgaaggagaaggagaggagTACTCGACTGGAGGTGGGTTTTCTGATCTTTTCCCCCGCCCTGAGTATCAGGACAAGGTTGTCAAGGAGTATCTGAAGAAGCTTGGGAAGAAGTGGCAGCCTTATTTCAACCCCAATGGACGAGCCTATCCTGATGTAGCAGCACTTGCGGTCAATTTCCCGGTCAATCTCAATGATACATTGGACTATGCAACTGGAACGAGGTAAGTCAACCAAACTTGTTGCCACGGCTGAGAAACTGACACAATAACAGTGCCGCAGCCCCAACTTTTGGGGCCGTTATTGCCCTCCTTTCAAATGAGAGGTTGAGGAAGGGAAAGCCTGCGATGGGATTCCTTAACCCTTGGATCTATAAAAAAGGGTACAAAGGGTTCACCGAGTAAGTTGATGTCGATTCGGTCTAATTTTTGTATTCTTACAAACGATCTAGTATTGTGAATGGGAGAAACTACGGCTGTCAAGGCTTCAGTGCCCTAGGCTCTCCGGCGCCTAAAATACCTGGTGCAGGTTGGGAGGCGGTCAAAGGATGGGATCCTATTAGTGGTTTCGGAACGCCGTTGTACGACAAGTTGGAAAAGCTGGCCCTTTAGGAGAGGCTAGTTTCGAACGAAGACAGCGGCTGGTTCAAAAAGGCCTACAAGGTGATGAGCGATTGCTACAGCGACATGCTCTGATGCACCAACCAAGCGTGTTGAGGTGACGGCCTTCTTTCTGGCTGTGCCAATTCTCATATGAGAAAGAATTGTTTTGGTAGGATGAAGTTTCATTTCATTTCGTGGCGTGATGCGGTTCTCGCCTTGTTATTTGGAAGAATTGTTATGAGGAGGAAAGGGCAATTGAGTCCGTAGGCATACGATATAGGACCACTTTCAAATACATTCTTGACAACTGAATTGTACggcgacagcagcagcagggcTTGTTTCGTAGTGAAAATATGTTAGGGGCTAATGTGCTGAGCATACCCAATAATCATTCTCGCGATGTAGTCGTCGAGACCAACTGCCCAGAGCATGAAAGAGTGCGCCTGTCCATATCTCAAGGCCATCTATACTGCATTTCTTGTCTCATTAACCGAAGATCTTAGACCAGTCTTGCTTCCTGAAGTAATCCTCTGCCGTATCCAGCTTGGGCGCCGACGTCAACTGTGCATGTGTCAGTAAACAGTTCTCAAGATCCCCACAACAACTTACATCACGAGGATGAACTAAAGTCTGATCGTCTCGGCCTTCATATCCAAACTCATTAAAGTAGCCAAAGCAATCTCTCATTTCGTCTACCAACTCTTCCGAAAACTCAGGTGGGAACGTTCCATCCGATTTGACAGCAACTGCTTTAATGCCAGTGGCTTTGGTGAAAGACTCTGCGATCTCTTTCAACGTAAGCCACTCTCTGTAGCCAATGAGGTTGTGCCCTGCAGGTTCTTGGATGATGAGAGCCTTGACAATGGGGCCTGAGTCTTCTTCGGCGGCGATGTAGGGGAACTTGGTATCGGGGTGTAGGGGTGAGATGAACTGTGCCACTCCATCGGCATTCTGTGTGTTTTATGTTAGTTTAACATGTCTGTGATGGAGGGAAATGGATGGTTGTACTTTGACGGGCTGGTTTAAAGGCAATTGAACAAAGTTGCTCAAAAAGAGTCCAGCTTGAAAGACACTGGTCTTGGCCCAAAGATCCGGATGCGCTTTTGGGATATACTCTGCTGCACGAGCCTTGCCATCAAAGTGATAGTTCCGAGTATATTTACCCTTGGACCACTTCTCAGCATTGGATAAAGAAGAGAGAACAAATTTCTCCAGCGTGGGAACCTTGGAAGCAGCATCAATCACATTCTTAAGCTGCTGTTCCTCATGCTCAGCAGCCCACTCGTTAAGAGGTTGTCCAGGCTTTGCTCTAGACTTATTGGCTGGGTCATTGTACAACCCCCAGAAGTCACTGACTGCAAAGATGGCGTTGGCTCCTTCAAAGGCAGCGATAAGAGTTGAGGGTTCGTCGAGATCAGCCTGGACGACTTGGGCGCCTTTGGAGGAGAGTGTTTGGGCTTTGGAGCTTTTGGTGTTGCGCGTTACGGCACGGACTTTCCAGTTTGGTTCCGACAAGAAGGATTCTGCGACGGAACCACCTTGATTGCCAGTTGCACCTAGAATGACGATGAGTTTAGGGGAGGACATTTTGATGGTGTAagtgaaaaagaagagataAGTAGTCAATCAATTGAATGACAGATGTATGAGATTACGACATGGAAAAGTAGATACTGGTTACATTATATACAAGAGCCCCAAATAATAACATATTGTTGCCGTCGACGCCTTTGCGATACCCTCATTTGTAAGTCGTCGCTTTATCAGCACTTATTGGACATGCCGTTATTGTGTCTAACGCCGGAAGAGAGATGCCGGGCTAGTTGGAGAAAATAAGCCCGATTACATTATCGTATTTACATAGTACCTAATAATCGCTTTATCGTTTGCGGAGGAACAATGCCCCGACAGTCCCAGTTATTTTTCGTAGGATTTGAATGCCGTTATCCAGGAATGAGATTGTGCTGATTAACTGTAACTGGTTCAACTGACGTTGTGGCTTGAGCCAGTGGATCATCACTCACAACATGTAGGTAGTGCTGATAGACTGTAGACAGTGTGACAATGAATAGAGGATCTGTAGAGTACCTAGTGATTGAGTAGTTCTTGAGCAACTAACGACAGAGATATAAGTAGATGTAGATACACGAGTTGTATGGTCCAGTACGCACAACCGGACAAACAGTACACACTCATTCACATCCAACAGTCTAACTCAAACTAGCGAACATCATGCCTACTGAAGATATGTTCAAGTCGGATGAGACAACGTATGAGTATCACATCAATAAATGTGAGATAAAAGACGAAACTTTATTCGTCGACACCCTAAACGACCTCCTCGAACCAGAGTGGCCACAATATGCTCACCACAAGGGAGATTGCTTAATCGTTAAGACAGGAAATGGGAAGATAAATCTGTGGGACGAGCTAATACTGAGAGGAGTGATCAAGTCTTGATGACTGCTTAATAATGGTTATAGCAATTGGTTCTGAAGTTTGAATTGCTTTGTTTGACGAGGGATCGCGGCCCTATAGAAATAGAGAATGATAATACTTGGTTAAGAATTTCGGGTTCCTTAGAACGTGAAAGTAATTGTGGAAGTGCTGCGACTCAATCTTGAGCGGATAGACTCTGTGATGATGAACGAGTGGGACAGATGATTGAACCCAGGACATCAAGTTTATAGAAACCTCATAGCGAATAAGGTAAAATGATACTTCATTTCCAGTGACCAGGCAGCTATTGATGTCCTTCCCTGACAAAGTAAAGAAAAGTCAACGCGAATCATCCCCATTACAACCCCTATACTTATCCTTCTCAGCACATCTATCAACTACAAAGTATCAGTCAGTACATGCCAAGAGATTACAGAGTAGAGTAGGACGCACCACAATTTGACGGACAGCCGCTGCAATCGCAAATCATATCACATAGCTCAAGACAGCTGCTCACG includes:
- a CDS encoding hypothetical protein (BUSCO:50374at5125), whose product is MSSETPLLDPSLFSHLQEKLDEETSVRDNLTQIIQRLERAVATAQGLLSRVHSTPRARYPALVSQVEDAIKEEVSIVKELSEVASQHPYYKYNQKWARTIQNAIGTAVYVAWLGGLGSESQPATLGRLLTLEQVGDVFQVPTNLKDRDAFHFTIEEYLLSLTDLTNELARLAANAVTYGDFELPLVISAFIKDLFAGFQLLNLKNDILRKRADAVKYDVKRVEDVVYDLSLRGLVKRPGEGDTEMAAAE
- a CDS encoding hypothetical protein (SECRETED:SignalP(1-21)~MEROPS:MER0078639); translated protein: MLAINLLKTGGFLLSAVSVLAVPVVVESLNETPAGWEESDSPSPDQFINLSIGLEPEDHKLLERTIYEVSDPDHHKYGKHLSRESAKALLKPSRAATKSVKRWLSEVGVPDHHVRDEGEWLHIRTTVKNAEGMLNTRFSVFARDDRSIVRTREYSVPHEIRRHITSIQPTTLFSSFQHTRNLEETAPTMMKRDAQVENEPRSTKDGNYGGSGPIDLKKCKTEATPACIRKLYKMPKKYPTAAKGSLFTTVSFRNMSAQRDELQRFLQRYAPDLKGVTFSDDSANGGTNTQGDGRKFEHEGNLNIQYAVSLASRVPVQHLAVGGIEPDYTPDLDFPPGVGIEPWLEFAEHILNLPTKKLPSVISISWGEYEQHLPKQYARQVCNKFGQIGTRGVSIIVPAGNQGVGVSCQSNDGKKTKKFLPTWPSACPYVTTVGGTGDNNPEIAWSEGEGEEYSTGGGFSDLFPRPEYQDKVVKEYLKKLGKKWQPYFNPNGRAYPDVAALAVNFPVNLNDTLDYATGTSAAAPTFGAVIALLSNERLRKGKPAMGFLNPWIYKKGYKGFTDIVNGRNYGCQGFSALGSPAPKIPGAGWEAVKGWDPISGFGTPLYDKLEKLAL